In one Caballeronia sp. M1242 genomic region, the following are encoded:
- a CDS encoding UdgX family uracil-DNA binding protein (This protein belongs to the uracil DNA glycosylase superfamily, members of which act in excision repair of DNA. However, it belongs more specifically to UdgX branch, whose founding member was found to bind uracil in DNA (where it does not belong), without cleaving it, appears to promote DNA repair by a pathway involving RecA, rather than base excision.) translates to MKSVTLDPSFAAWRTVARSLVMEGVPPEDVLWRESSASATVFGTVGAACGPANPNAPKPVKIAREFLAMLETAACYRAPDRWPFLYKVLWRWTQGDRAVASPEDEDGQRLLRMIEIVEAEETRMRKTLRFRHRDSSLGPPEFISWCEPVHDLLEHAAMYFATRMGSATWMIATPHGAAFWDGALLRVDRTSEPEEKPMDFGVGPDAMSGEAVSGDAIEALWLAYYESTFTPAQENAAEMASHMPVRYWKNSDNKRADPALIARADPYTRRDRHPCNVPADMEVALNTDLEPLNGTSLKEPPSLDACKRCSLWRNATQAVPGAGPAGARVMLVGEQPGDHEDREGKPFVGPAGKLLDEAIREAQLERESLYMTNAVKHFKWDAHGKDNERLHVTPSQREREACRHWLDEELTRIGPKVVVALGATALKALTGHRTALSEYLGKTIEHKGRIVVPTYHPSYLLRLTDDTIRAEVFGTIVEALVFAQQIADGTATVRTPVKDPTR, encoded by the coding sequence ATGAAAAGCGTCACTCTTGATCCCTCGTTCGCTGCATGGCGCACCGTCGCGCGCTCGCTCGTCATGGAGGGCGTGCCGCCGGAAGACGTGCTGTGGCGGGAATCGAGCGCATCGGCCACCGTGTTCGGCACCGTCGGTGCGGCGTGCGGCCCGGCGAACCCGAATGCGCCGAAGCCCGTGAAAATCGCCCGCGAATTTCTCGCCATGCTGGAAACGGCGGCGTGTTACCGCGCGCCGGACCGCTGGCCGTTTCTGTACAAGGTGCTGTGGCGCTGGACGCAGGGCGATCGCGCGGTGGCATCGCCGGAAGACGAGGACGGGCAGCGGCTCCTTCGAATGATCGAAATCGTGGAGGCGGAAGAAACCAGAATGCGCAAGACGCTGCGCTTCAGGCACCGGGATTCGTCGCTCGGGCCGCCGGAGTTCATCAGTTGGTGCGAGCCGGTGCACGACCTGCTGGAGCACGCCGCCATGTATTTCGCCACGCGCATGGGCAGCGCCACGTGGATGATCGCCACGCCGCACGGCGCGGCGTTCTGGGACGGCGCCCTGCTGCGCGTGGACCGCACGAGCGAGCCGGAGGAAAAGCCCATGGACTTCGGCGTGGGCCCGGACGCCATGAGCGGCGAGGCCGTGAGCGGCGATGCCATCGAGGCATTGTGGCTCGCGTATTACGAGAGCACCTTCACGCCGGCGCAGGAAAATGCCGCCGAAATGGCGTCGCACATGCCGGTGCGCTACTGGAAGAACTCGGACAACAAGCGCGCCGATCCCGCGCTGATCGCCCGCGCCGATCCTTACACGCGGCGCGACCGCCATCCGTGCAACGTGCCGGCGGACATGGAAGTCGCGCTGAATACGGATCTCGAGCCGCTCAACGGCACGTCGCTGAAGGAGCCGCCCTCGCTTGACGCGTGCAAACGCTGCTCGCTCTGGCGCAACGCGACGCAGGCCGTGCCGGGCGCGGGTCCGGCGGGTGCGCGCGTCATGCTGGTCGGCGAGCAGCCGGGCGATCACGAAGACCGCGAGGGCAAGCCGTTCGTCGGTCCGGCGGGGAAACTGCTCGACGAGGCCATCCGCGAGGCGCAGCTCGAACGCGAATCGCTTTATATGACCAACGCGGTGAAGCATTTCAAGTGGGACGCGCACGGAAAGGACAACGAGCGGCTGCACGTCACGCCGTCGCAACGCGAGCGCGAAGCCTGCCGCCACTGGCTCGACGAAGAACTGACGCGCATCGGGCCGAAGGTGGTCGTCGCGCTCGGGGCCACGGCGCTCAAGGCGCTGACCGGGCATCGCACGGCGCTTTCCGAGTATCTCGGCAAGACGATCGAGCACAAGGGGCGCATTGTCGTGCCGACCTATCATCCGTCGTATCTGCTGCGCCTGACCGACGACACAATCCGCGCGGAAGTGTTCGGAACCATTGTCGAAGCGCTCGTGTTCGCGCAGCAAATCGCCGACGGCACCGCTACCGTGCGCACGCCGGTCAAGGACCCGACGCGCTGA
- a CDS encoding NTP transferase domain-containing protein translates to MTYSSTATGILLAAGLGTRFDPSGLQNKLLATLPGGTPVVFQSARRLLSVASEVIAVVRPGAEKLADVLNEAGCDVIFSADAARGMGATLAAAVRATSEAEGWIVALGDMPWIEPATIEAVARPLDAGAALVAPMYRGQRGHPVGFGLAHRATLAALDGDAGARAIFATAAPLLVEVDDPNVLRDVDQPGDLPQG, encoded by the coding sequence ATGACCTACTCGTCCACTGCGACCGGCATCCTGCTGGCGGCGGGCCTCGGCACCCGCTTCGATCCTTCCGGCCTGCAAAACAAGCTCCTCGCGACGTTGCCCGGCGGCACGCCGGTCGTGTTCCAGTCCGCGCGGCGGCTGCTTTCCGTTGCGTCCGAGGTGATCGCGGTCGTGCGGCCGGGCGCCGAGAAGCTCGCGGACGTGCTGAACGAAGCCGGCTGCGACGTGATCTTCAGCGCGGACGCCGCGCGCGGCATGGGCGCGACGCTCGCCGCCGCCGTGCGCGCGACGTCCGAAGCGGAAGGATGGATCGTCGCGCTCGGCGACATGCCGTGGATCGAGCCCGCGACGATCGAAGCCGTCGCGCGGCCGCTGGATGCGGGCGCGGCGCTCGTCGCGCCGATGTATCGCGGGCAGCGCGGGCATCCGGTCGGCTTCGGCCTGGCGCACCGCGCGACGCTCGCCGCCTTGGACGGCGACGCCGGAGCGCGGGCCATTTTCGCGACAGCGGCGCCGCTTCTGGTGGAAGTCGACGATCCGAACGTGTTGCGCGACGTCGATCAGCCGGGCGATTTGCCGCAAGGCTAA
- a CDS encoding xanthine dehydrogenase family protein molybdopterin-binding subunit, translated as MSVIGQPMDRTDGVLKVTGQARYSGDNSEAKLAHAVLITSTVAKGRIASIDASRAQSMPGVLFVMTYRNAMRLPHSGKPDAQPPAIRGLSLLQTNDVRYSNEPVAVVVADTLEHAQGAARFVDIRYDAATPNADFDRARPTAYQPQKMMGRAITTQRGDVDAGLRQGPTRLNTVYTTPIEHHNPMEPHATLARWDGPKLTLYDTTQGVSGARSSVAKFFGIPEDDVRVICPFVGGGFGCKGSVWSHVVLAAMAAKQTGRPVKLVLDRTQMFGMVGNRPFTEQRIAVSAREDGTMTGMRHDVISTTSTFEDWTESSAIVTRMSYAVPNLSTSHKLVKLDVGTPTFMRAPGEMSGSFALETAMDEMAYQLAMDPLALRIKNYANMEPQEKKPWSSKALMECYQEGAQKFGWSKRRAAPRSMREGNTLIGWGVATATYPANRSESSAIARILPDGTAMVAAGTQDLGTGTYTVMTQVAADALGFPPAYVNFALGDSSLPKAPGSGGSQSVASVSPAVQAASRQARDQLIAMALADRGSPVAGLSRDDVTVANGWVVSRSNPDKRDPAAAVIARNGGKPIEAIATTKPGDEKKEYAFHSFGAVFAEVHVDAELGTIRVPRIVGVYDVGNLLNEKTAHSQLMGGIVWGVGSALMEKSDLDPRYGRYTNANLAEYHVPVNADIGQIDIAFVGKPDPFINPLGVRGIGEIGITGVAGAIGNAVYHATGVRVRDLPITLDKVMPRTA; from the coding sequence ATGAGTGTCATCGGTCAACCGATGGATCGCACGGACGGCGTGCTGAAGGTCACGGGTCAGGCGCGCTACAGCGGCGACAACAGCGAGGCCAAGCTCGCGCACGCGGTGCTCATCACGAGCACGGTGGCGAAAGGCCGCATTGCGTCGATCGACGCGAGCCGCGCGCAGTCCATGCCCGGCGTGCTCTTCGTGATGACGTACCGCAACGCGATGCGCCTGCCGCACAGCGGCAAGCCCGACGCGCAGCCGCCCGCAATTCGCGGCCTGTCGCTTCTGCAAACCAACGACGTGCGCTACAGCAACGAGCCGGTGGCCGTCGTCGTCGCGGATACGCTCGAACATGCGCAGGGCGCGGCGCGTTTCGTCGATATTCGCTATGACGCCGCCACGCCGAACGCCGATTTCGACCGCGCGAGGCCCACGGCGTATCAGCCGCAAAAGATGATGGGCCGCGCGATCACGACGCAGCGCGGCGACGTGGACGCCGGCCTGCGTCAGGGTCCGACGCGGCTGAACACGGTCTACACGACGCCTATCGAGCATCACAATCCGATGGAGCCGCACGCGACGCTCGCGCGCTGGGACGGCCCGAAGCTCACGCTCTACGACACGACGCAAGGCGTCTCCGGCGCGCGCAGTTCGGTGGCGAAGTTCTTCGGCATTCCGGAGGACGACGTGCGCGTGATCTGCCCGTTCGTCGGCGGCGGCTTCGGCTGCAAGGGCTCGGTGTGGTCGCATGTCGTGCTGGCGGCAATGGCCGCGAAGCAGACGGGGCGGCCGGTCAAGCTCGTGCTCGATCGCACGCAGATGTTCGGCATGGTCGGCAACCGGCCGTTCACCGAGCAGCGCATCGCGGTCAGCGCGCGCGAGGACGGCACGATGACCGGCATGCGCCACGACGTCATTTCGACGACATCGACATTCGAGGACTGGACCGAAAGCTCGGCGATCGTCACGCGCATGTCGTACGCGGTGCCGAATCTTTCCACGTCGCACAAGCTCGTGAAGCTGGATGTCGGCACGCCGACCTTCATGCGCGCGCCGGGCGAAATGAGCGGGTCGTTCGCGCTGGAAACGGCGATGGACGAAATGGCGTACCAGCTCGCGATGGACCCGCTCGCGCTGCGCATCAAGAACTACGCGAACATGGAGCCGCAGGAAAAGAAGCCGTGGTCCAGCAAGGCGCTGATGGAGTGCTATCAGGAAGGCGCGCAGAAGTTCGGCTGGTCGAAGCGCCGCGCCGCGCCGCGGTCGATGCGCGAAGGCAATACGCTCATCGGCTGGGGCGTGGCGACGGCGACGTATCCGGCCAATCGCAGCGAATCGTCCGCGATCGCGCGCATTCTGCCCGACGGCACCGCGATGGTCGCCGCCGGCACGCAGGATCTCGGCACCGGCACGTACACGGTGATGACGCAAGTGGCGGCGGACGCGCTCGGCTTTCCGCCCGCCTACGTCAATTTCGCGCTCGGCGATTCGTCGCTGCCGAAGGCGCCCGGCTCGGGCGGCTCGCAGTCGGTCGCGAGCGTGTCGCCGGCGGTGCAGGCGGCCTCCAGACAGGCGCGCGATCAGCTCATCGCGATGGCGCTTGCCGACCGCGGCTCGCCCGTCGCGGGACTGTCGCGCGACGACGTGACCGTGGCCAACGGCTGGGTCGTGAGCCGCTCGAACCCGGACAAGCGCGATCCGGCGGCGGCCGTGATCGCGCGCAACGGCGGCAAGCCGATCGAAGCCATCGCGACGACGAAGCCCGGCGACGAGAAGAAGGAGTACGCGTTCCACTCGTTCGGCGCGGTGTTCGCGGAAGTGCACGTCGATGCGGAGTTGGGCACGATTCGCGTGCCGCGCATCGTCGGCGTGTACGACGTCGGCAATCTGCTCAACGAAAAGACTGCGCATAGCCAGTTGATGGGCGGCATCGTGTGGGGCGTCGGCTCGGCGCTGATGGAAAAGAGCGATCTCGATCCGCGCTATGGCCGCTACACCAACGCCAATCTCGCGGAGTACCACGTGCCGGTGAACGCGGATATCGGACAGATCGACATCGCGTTCGTCGGCAAGCCCGATCCGTTCATCAATCCGCTGGGCGTGCGGGGAATCGGCGAGATCGGCATCACGGGCGTAGCCGGGGCGATCGGCAATGCGGTGTATCACGCGACCGGCGTGCGCGTGCGGGATCTGCCGATCACGCTCGACAAAGTGATGCCACGCACCGCCTGA
- a CDS encoding xanthine dehydrogenase family protein subunit M produces MDAISYQRAADIGSAVKAGGQPGTVFIGGGTNLLDLMKNGVARPARLVDITHIDGLGGVTPLPDGGLRIGALVRNSDAANHTWVRERYPLLSQALLAGASAQLRNMATVGGNLMQRTRCYYFYDTGFPQCNKRAPGSGCAALDGNTRIHAILGASNQCIATNPSDMSVALAALDAAVRVTGPNGERVIPFAEFHRLPGDRPDLDTTLTPGELITAVDLPPPLFADHSKYLKIRDRASYAFALVSVAAALQMDGNTVRTARIALGGVAHKPWRASETEAALVGKTLEAATLQSAAALAVQGAQPRRDNAFKVTLAQRAIVRAVQQAGNVAGGVA; encoded by the coding sequence ATGGACGCGATCTCCTATCAGCGCGCCGCCGACATCGGCTCGGCGGTGAAGGCGGGCGGCCAGCCGGGTACGGTGTTCATCGGCGGCGGCACGAACCTGCTCGATCTCATGAAAAACGGCGTCGCGCGCCCGGCGCGGCTCGTCGATATCACGCATATCGACGGCCTCGGCGGCGTGACGCCGTTGCCGGACGGCGGCCTGCGCATCGGCGCGCTCGTGCGCAACAGCGACGCCGCCAATCACACGTGGGTGCGCGAGCGGTATCCGCTGCTGTCGCAGGCGCTGCTCGCGGGCGCGTCGGCGCAACTGCGCAACATGGCGACCGTCGGCGGCAATCTGATGCAGCGCACGCGCTGCTATTACTTCTACGACACCGGCTTTCCCCAGTGCAACAAGCGCGCGCCGGGCAGCGGATGCGCCGCGCTCGACGGCAACACGCGCATTCACGCGATTCTCGGCGCGAGCAATCAGTGCATCGCGACGAATCCGTCGGACATGAGCGTGGCGCTCGCCGCGCTCGATGCCGCCGTGCGCGTGACCGGCCCGAACGGCGAGCGAGTCATTCCGTTCGCGGAGTTTCATCGGCTGCCGGGCGACCGGCCCGACCTCGATACGACGCTGACACCGGGCGAGCTGATCACCGCCGTCGATCTGCCGCCGCCGCTCTTCGCCGACCACTCGAAGTATCTGAAGATCCGCGATCGGGCGAGCTACGCGTTTGCGCTCGTCTCGGTGGCGGCCGCGTTGCAGATGGACGGCAACACGGTCAGGACCGCGCGCATCGCGCTCGGCGGCGTCGCGCACAAGCCGTGGCGCGCGAGCGAGACCGAGGCGGCGCTCGTCGGCAAGACGCTCGAGGCCGCCACGCTGCAAAGCGCCGCCGCGCTTGCGGTGCAGGGCGCGCAACCGCGACGCGACAACGCGTTCAAGGTGACGCTCGCGCAGCGGGCGATCGTACGCGCCGTTCAACAAGCAGGAAACGTCGCAGGAGGTGTCGCATGA
- a CDS encoding 2Fe-2S iron-sulfur cluster-binding protein, whose translation MSPVNKASPPVDDAVQKPSRRRFLQSAAAAAAVTATPLAHAQQAGSQQADAQATTPMPPSAAPVMPVKLTINGHPYELQVEARTTLLDALREYAGLTGTKKGCDRGQCGACTVIVGGRRINSCLTLAVMHEGESVTTVEGLAPAADSLSPLQQAFIEKDAFQCGYCTPGQLCSATALIDEYRNGDASAATADVRFRPPQLSDDEIRERMSGNICRCGAYPNIVAAVKTVASTRS comes from the coding sequence ATGTCTCCAGTCAATAAAGCTTCACCTCCCGTCGACGACGCGGTGCAAAAGCCGTCGCGCAGGCGTTTTCTTCAATCGGCCGCGGCGGCAGCGGCCGTGACCGCGACGCCGCTTGCGCACGCGCAGCAAGCCGGCTCGCAGCAAGCGGACGCGCAGGCAACCACGCCGATGCCGCCATCCGCCGCGCCGGTCATGCCGGTCAAGCTGACCATCAACGGTCATCCGTACGAATTGCAAGTCGAAGCGCGCACCACGCTGCTCGACGCGTTGCGTGAATACGCGGGCCTCACCGGCACGAAGAAAGGCTGCGACCGCGGACAGTGCGGCGCGTGCACGGTCATCGTCGGCGGCAGGCGGATCAATTCGTGTCTCACGCTCGCCGTCATGCACGAGGGCGAAAGCGTGACGACCGTCGAAGGCCTTGCGCCCGCCGCCGACAGCCTGAGTCCGCTGCAACAGGCGTTCATCGAAAAAGACGCCTTCCAGTGCGGCTACTGCACGCCGGGTCAGTTGTGTTCGGCGACGGCGCTGATCGACGAATACCGCAATGGCGACGCGAGCGCCGCCACCGCCGACGTGCGCTTTCGCCCGCCGCAACTCTCGGACGACGAAATCCGCGAGCGCATGAGCGGCAACATCTGCCGCTGCGGCGCGTACCCGAACATCGTCGCGGCGGTGAAGACCGTCGCTTCGACGCGCAGTTAA
- a CDS encoding tetratricopeptide repeat protein: MTADADRYHAAFSHYSNARFDDALALLASMLARCPATSEVLNLAAMCAFRADRHELADAYWQRAMEEHPNDAGSYSNFASALTARGRLSDAQALYRRAIELRPDFVEAHYNLANVSQKLGHNDEAEASFREALRLKPEFAEAHLNLAVLLAHARRLPEAEAAYRQALAARPGYAEAHNNLGNLLKDAGRFDEAVAHLRQAVAARPDWADAHFNLGNAHNAQGSLGDARSAYRNALALRPDFAAALNNLGGVLDALGCLKDAEAAYRRVLAIEPDSADAHCNLANVIYRDVALGRRERLAEAEASYRRALALRPGFGAALINLGNLLREDNARSAEAQAVFREALRVDPESADARLNLATTLLRAGDFEQGWACFEARYDARLSQRSVHPPDVPYPRWRGEPLAGKSLLVVTEQGFGDSIQFIRYLPMLKAQGAAKLTVVCPPTLAALLESADGVVQCVTPDALAALPPHDYWCFLMSLPARAGTTLDTIPRATPYLHASASRIEYWKRRLPDMPKIGIAWSGEPRPWMPDSFGALSRRWLDARLCEPLFGTPGVTFVSLQKGPTARAQLAALPGPLRPLDLMNDVADFADTAAIIASLDLVISVDTAVAHLAGALGKPVWILLNANACWRWLEDRADSPWYPTARLFRQRAPGQWIEVIERVADAIAEWRRPEGVTPRSP, encoded by the coding sequence ATGACAGCCGACGCCGATCGCTATCACGCCGCCTTTTCCCACTATTCGAACGCCCGCTTCGACGACGCGCTCGCGCTGCTCGCGTCGATGCTTGCGCGCTGTCCCGCGACGAGCGAAGTGCTGAACCTCGCGGCGATGTGCGCGTTCCGTGCCGATCGTCATGAACTCGCCGATGCTTATTGGCAACGTGCGATGGAGGAGCACCCGAACGACGCGGGTTCGTACAGCAACTTCGCGAGCGCGCTGACGGCGCGCGGCCGCCTGAGCGACGCGCAGGCGCTCTATCGCCGGGCGATCGAACTGCGGCCGGATTTCGTCGAAGCGCATTACAACCTCGCGAACGTGTCGCAGAAACTCGGCCATAACGACGAAGCCGAAGCGTCCTTCCGAGAGGCGCTGCGCCTGAAACCGGAGTTCGCGGAAGCGCATCTGAACCTCGCGGTGCTACTCGCGCACGCGCGCCGCCTGCCCGAAGCGGAGGCGGCGTATCGGCAGGCGCTGGCCGCGCGGCCCGGCTACGCGGAAGCGCACAACAACCTCGGCAATCTGCTGAAAGACGCCGGCCGGTTCGATGAAGCCGTGGCGCACCTTCGGCAGGCCGTCGCCGCTCGTCCGGACTGGGCGGACGCGCATTTCAATCTCGGCAACGCGCACAACGCGCAAGGATCGCTCGGCGATGCCCGCAGCGCCTACCGGAACGCCCTCGCGCTGCGTCCGGATTTCGCCGCCGCGTTGAACAATCTCGGCGGCGTGCTGGACGCGCTCGGCTGCCTGAAGGACGCCGAAGCGGCGTATCGGCGGGTGCTTGCCATCGAGCCGGATTCGGCGGACGCGCACTGCAATCTGGCGAACGTGATTTATCGCGATGTCGCGCTCGGCCGTCGCGAGCGATTGGCGGAAGCCGAAGCGTCGTATCGCCGCGCGCTGGCGCTTCGGCCGGGCTTTGGCGCCGCGTTGATCAATCTCGGCAATCTGCTGCGCGAGGACAACGCGCGTTCGGCGGAGGCGCAGGCCGTGTTCCGCGAGGCCCTGCGCGTCGATCCCGAATCGGCCGATGCGCGGCTCAATCTCGCGACGACGCTCCTGCGCGCGGGAGACTTCGAGCAAGGATGGGCTTGCTTCGAAGCCCGCTACGACGCGCGTCTCTCGCAGCGTTCGGTTCATCCGCCGGACGTTCCGTATCCGCGATGGCGCGGCGAACCACTCGCGGGCAAATCGCTGCTCGTGGTCACAGAGCAGGGTTTCGGCGACAGCATCCAGTTCATTCGCTATCTGCCGATGCTTAAGGCGCAAGGCGCGGCAAAGCTGACGGTCGTGTGCCCGCCGACGCTCGCGGCGCTGCTCGAATCCGCCGATGGCGTCGTGCAATGCGTAACCCCCGATGCGCTCGCCGCGCTGCCGCCGCACGACTACTGGTGCTTTCTGATGAGCCTGCCCGCGCGCGCCGGCACGACGCTGGACACGATTCCCCGCGCGACGCCGTATCTGCACGCGAGCGCATCGCGCATCGAGTATTGGAAGCGCCGCTTGCCGGATATGCCGAAGATCGGCATCGCATGGTCGGGCGAGCCCCGCCCGTGGATGCCGGACTCGTTCGGCGCGCTCAGCCGCCGCTGGCTCGACGCGCGCCTGTGCGAGCCGCTTTTCGGCACGCCCGGCGTGACGTTCGTGAGCCTGCAAAAAGGGCCGACCGCGCGCGCCCAGCTTGCCGCGCTGCCCGGCCCGCTGCGCCCGCTCGATCTGATGAACGATGTCGCCGATTTCGCCGATACGGCCGCGATCATCGCGTCACTGGACCTCGTGATTTCCGTGGATACGGCGGTCGCGCATCTGGCCGGCGCGCTCGGCAAGCCGGTGTGGATACTGCTCAACGCGAACGCTTGCTGGCGCTGGCTCGAGGACCGCGCCGACTCGCCGTGGTACCCAACCGCGCGGCTTTTCCGCCAGCGCGCGCCGGGTCAGTGGATCGAGGTGATCGAGCGCGTCGCCGATGCAATCGCCGAATGGCGGCGCCCGGAAGGCGTCACGCCTCGCTCTCCATGA
- a CDS encoding inositol monophosphatase, which produces MSTSGIIDLPLLKLLPGPGSEFGPAASDLAAHVLSHTRFDPAANAPLPRETFVSVTVDEAMSDEYVFPLGDTGQSVVLTGYRIAAGFIAERAADEWLELAHKARVAQGLPATPQADEPPLAPDPAEADQLLDRALECAQRILDPVASQPVASLFEAHYRGGREFLRLSWEGLPEDLVPESRRPLAALASSLESGERREKRDYDPYGLQGTDDYDVDRPLAYREKIGPLLFTMTYRHEYPQVDDERLGTAFAVFHEAGSDIVAAAVELKLVKVPPLTKSADLVYTLDTYSGEMLSLALASTEALGHERLCEIYSTHRVIYISKWEVRKPWRGEGLGVALLHQALERLPADVEGRPNALCVAPEPYQTDMRHFEKLPPVLREELRAPARRLEAHLTSWLETSKLPIATHFFVPMAKHAGIGSAGENARWIDRIMESEA; this is translated from the coding sequence ATGAGCACATCGGGCATCATCGACTTACCTCTTCTGAAGCTGCTTCCCGGGCCGGGTTCGGAATTCGGTCCCGCCGCGTCCGACCTCGCCGCGCATGTCCTGTCCCACACCCGTTTCGACCCGGCGGCCAACGCGCCGCTGCCGCGCGAGACCTTCGTCTCCGTCACCGTGGACGAAGCGATGTCGGACGAGTACGTGTTCCCGCTCGGCGATACCGGACAGTCGGTCGTGCTGACGGGCTACCGGATCGCGGCGGGCTTCATCGCCGAGCGCGCCGCGGACGAGTGGCTCGAACTGGCGCACAAGGCGCGCGTCGCGCAAGGATTGCCCGCCACGCCGCAAGCCGACGAACCGCCGCTCGCGCCCGATCCCGCCGAAGCCGATCAGTTGCTCGACCGCGCGCTCGAATGCGCCCAGCGCATCCTCGATCCGGTCGCGAGCCAGCCGGTGGCGTCGCTGTTCGAGGCGCATTACCGTGGCGGACGCGAATTCCTGCGCCTTTCGTGGGAAGGGCTGCCGGAAGATCTCGTGCCGGAATCGCGCCGGCCGCTCGCCGCGCTCGCGTCATCGCTGGAAAGCGGCGAGCGCCGCGAAAAGCGGGACTACGACCCGTACGGCCTGCAAGGCACCGACGACTACGACGTGGACCGCCCGCTCGCGTATCGCGAGAAAATCGGCCCGCTGCTCTTCACGATGACGTATCGCCACGAGTATCCGCAAGTCGACGACGAGCGGCTCGGCACCGCGTTCGCCGTCTTTCACGAAGCGGGCAGCGATATCGTCGCGGCCGCGGTCGAACTGAAGCTCGTGAAGGTGCCGCCGCTCACGAAGAGCGCCGACCTCGTCTACACGCTCGACACCTATTCGGGCGAAATGCTCTCGCTCGCGCTGGCATCGACGGAAGCGCTCGGGCACGAGCGGCTCTGCGAAATCTACAGCACGCACCGCGTGATCTACATCAGCAAGTGGGAAGTGCGTAAGCCGTGGCGTGGCGAAGGGCTCGGGGTCGCGCTGTTGCATCAGGCGCTGGAGCGCCTTCCCGCCGATGTCGAGGGCCGCCCGAACGCGCTGTGCGTCGCGCCCGAGCCGTATCAAACGGACATGCGCCACTTCGAGAAGCTGCCGCCGGTGCTGCGCGAGGAACTGCGGGCGCCCGCGCGGCGGCTGGAAGCGCATCTGACGAGCTGGCTCGAAACGTCGAAGCTGCCGATCGCCACGCATTTCTTCGTGCCGATGGCCAAGCACGCGGGCATCGGATCGGCGGGCGAGAACGCGCGGTGGATTGACCGGATCATGGAGAGCGAGGCGTGA
- a CDS encoding GFA family protein — protein MNSEIHEGGCACGAFRFRAKGTPRRVALCHCMTCRRVHGSAFGAYAIFPRDRVEMSGALKTWESSEDGRRHFCPVCGSVAYMEFVSRPEVDLPLGAFDETGLFEPSYELWCVHREPWLPSGARSEYAEERTA, from the coding sequence ATGAACAGCGAGATTCACGAAGGCGGTTGCGCGTGCGGCGCGTTTCGCTTTCGCGCGAAGGGCACGCCGCGGCGCGTCGCGCTGTGTCACTGCATGACCTGCCGGCGCGTGCACGGCTCGGCGTTCGGCGCCTACGCGATCTTTCCTCGCGATCGAGTGGAGATGAGCGGCGCGCTCAAAACGTGGGAAAGCTCGGAAGACGGGCGGCGGCATTTCTGTCCGGTCTGCGGATCGGTGGCGTATATGGAGTTCGTGAGCCGCCCGGAGGTGGATCTGCCGCTCGGCGCATTCGATGAAACCGGCCTCTTCGAGCCGAGCTACGAGCTTTGGTGCGTGCACCGCGAGCCGTGGCTGCCGAGTGGCGCGCGCTCGGAATACGCCGAGGAACGGACGGCATGA